From the genome of Hydrogenovibrio kuenenii DSM 12350:
AAGGCGCGGATATTGATGAATTAAAAGTAACTTCTGCTTACGTTGACGAAGCTCCTATTATGAAAAGAATGAGAGCTAGAGCGAAAGGACGCGGAAACCGTATCCTTAAACGCACAAGTCATATTACAGTTACTGTTGGCGATAAGTAAGGAGAGTCAGAATGGGTCAAAAAGTTCATCCTATTGGGATTCGTTTAGGAATTACCAAAGATTGGAATGCTCGCTGGTATGCAGATAGTAAAAACTATTCTGATTTTCTTATCAGTGATATTGAAATTCGTAAAGAATTAAGCCAAAAACTGAAGCATGCTTCAGTAAGCAAAATTAATATCGAACGCGTAGCTAACGGTATTCGTATTGCAATTCATACAGCAAGACCAGGTGTTGTCATCGGTAAAAAAGGTGAAGACATTGAGAAATTGAAGACTTCTTTGGTTGCAAAAACTGGTATGCCAGTAAATATTTCAATTGAAGAAATTAAGAAGCCTGAGCTTGATGCTAAGCTTGTTGCTGAAGGTATTGCTCAGCAACTAGAAAAGCGTATTCAGTTCCGTCGTGCGATGAAGCGTGCGGTTGGAAATGCAATGCGTCTTGGTGCGGAAGGTATTAAGGTAAATGTTTCAGGTCGTTTAAATGGTGCTGAGATTGCGCGTGCAGAATGGTATAGAGAAGGGCGTGTTCCTCTTCATACTTTGCGTGCTGATATTGATTACGCTACTTTTGAAGCTGACACCACTTACGGAAAAATTGGGGTTAAAGTTTGGATCTTTAAGGGTGAAAAACTTGAAAAAATCTCTATGGTGAGTGATGAGAAAAAGCAAACGAAAGCTAAGAAAGCACGTAATTAAGAGGATAGCTAATTATGTTAATGCCAAAACGTACAAAATTTAGAAAAGTGCATAAAGGCCGTAACCGTGGTTTAGCGAACGTTGGTAACAAAGTTAGCTTTGGTCAGTTTGGTTTGAAAGCGCTTGAGCGCGGTCGTATGACTTCACGCCAAATTGAAGCGGGTCGTCGAGTTATGACTCGTAAGGTTCGTCGTGGTGCAAAAATTTGGATTCGTGTGTTTCCTGATAAGCCTATTACGAACAAGCCTTTGGAAGTTCGTATGGGTAAAGGTAAAGGGTCTGTTGAGTACTGGGTTGCTCAGATTCAACCAGGACGTGTCCTTTATGAAATGCAAGGTGTTGATGAGGTTGTAGCGCGTGAAGCTTTTGAATTAGCGGCAGCAAAACTACCTTTTAAAACACAATTTGTAACAAGAACGGTGATGTAAATGACTGCAGAATTGAAAACTAAATCTGTTGAAGAGCTTAGAGATGAGTTAGTAAAACTTCTTCAAGAGCAATTCAATTTAAGAATGCAACATGCGACTGGTCAGTTGAAAAATACTGCGCAATTGAAAACAGTTCGTCGTTCTGTTGCTAAAGTTAAAACCATCATTCGTGAAAAAGTGAGTAAGTAAGAATGGCTGGTCAAGAAAAGAAAGCACGTACAGTGCAGGGTGTTGTAGTAAGTAACGGAATGGAGAAATCTATAGTTGTTTCTGTTGAACGTTTTATTAAACATTCTAAATACAAAAAGTTCGTTAAAAAGTCTACTAAGTTGATGGCCCATGATGCAGATAACGTTGCTGGTGTAGGAGATAAAGTTACTATCTCTGAATGCAAGCCGTTGTCAAAAAGCAAGTCATGGATGCTTGTTAACGTTGATGAAAAGGCAGCTCTATAAATAAGAGTTGTTAAATGTAAAAATTTTGATATAATACGCAAAATTTTTTAAACCGCCATTTTAGCCAAGCCTATATTTTATAGGGACTAGTTATTTTGGTGGTTTTTGTGTTGTTTATAAAATAATTTTGGATGGAGTTCCATCATGATTCAAATGCAAACTGTGCTTGATGTTGCTGATAACAGTGGTGCACGCAGAGTCCAGTGTATTAAAGTGCTGGGCGGTTCAAAGCGTCGCTACGCTAGTGTCGGGGATATCATTAAAGTTGCTGTTAAAGAAGCAACTCCACGTGGAAAAGTAAAAAAGGGTGATGTATACAACGCAGTAGTTGTTAGAACTGCTTCCGGTGTAAGACGTCCAGATGGTTCAAAAATTAAATTCGATGGCAATGCTGCGGTTATTTTGAACGCTAAACTAGAGCCAATTGGAACTCGTATTTTTGGCCCTGTTACCCGTGAGCTTCGTAACGATCGTTTTATGAAAATCGTTTCATTAGCTCCAGAAGTTTTATAAGGAATTAATCATGAATCGTCTAAAAAAAGGTGATGAGATTATCGTTATTACAGGCAAAGACAAGGGAAAGAAAGGTTCAGTTTCCCAAGTTATGCAAAACGGTAAGCTACTTGTAGATGGGATTAATCTAGCAAAAAAACATGTTAAGGCAAATCCTATGACGGGTGATCAAGGTGGTATTGTTACTAAAGAAATGCCTATTGATGCATCAAATGTTGCTTTGTTTAATCCTGAAACAAAAAAAGCTGATCGTGTTGGTATTAGAGTGGAAGGCGACAAGAAAGTTCGCTTCTTTAAATCCAATGGCAATGCGGTTGACGCTTAATAGTAGGTTTAGATATGGCAAGATTAAAGAATGTTTATAAAGATCAAGTTCTTCCTCAGTTGATGGAGAAGTTTGGTTATAAGTCTTCAATGCAAGTGCCAAAATTAGCCAAAATCACGGTTAATATGGGTGTAGGTGAAGCAATTGGAGATAAGAAGTTTCTAGATAACGCTGTTGCGGATATGGAAACGATTACTGGTCAAAAAGCAATTAAAACGCTTGCGCGTAAGTCTGTTGCGAGCTTTAAAGTGCGTGATGGCTATCCACTAGGGTGTAAGGTTACGTTGCGTGGCGAAAAAATGTATGAGTTTTTAGATCGTTTGATCAATATTGCATTGCCTCGTGTACGCGATTTTCAGGGTGTTAATGCTAATGCATTTGATGGCCGTGGAAACTATAACCTAGGTGTTAAAGAGCAAATTATCTTTCCAGAGATTGAATTTGAAAAGGTAGATAAGATTCGTGGTATGGATATTAACTTTACTACGACTGCTTCAACGAATGATGAAGCTAAAGCTCTTTTAGAAGCCTTTAATTTCCCATTTAAAAAGTAATAGAGGTTTTCTATGGCTAAGCAATCAATGATCGCAAGAGAGACAAAGCGTGCAAAGACTGTTGCTAAATATGCAGCAAAACGTGCAGAGCTTAAAAAGATCTCTGTTGATATGAATTTAAGCTATGAAGAGCGTATGGATGCAATTGAAAAGCTGGCTAAGCTTCCAAGAGATGCGTCTCCTGTTCGTCAACAAAATCGTTGTCGTTTGACAGGTCGTCCACACGGTGTTTATAGAAAGTTTGGGTTGTCACGTAACATGCTAAGACAGTTAGCAATGCAAGGTGATGTACCTGGTTTAAGAAAAGCAAGTTGGTAAGGATAATTAAATATGAGTATGTCTGACCCAATAGCGGATATGTTGACTCGCATTCGAAATGGCCAAATGGCTGGTCATTCAAATGTGGTAATGCCATCATCAAAAGTAAAAGTTGCTGTTGCAAAAGTACTTGCTGATGAAGGTTTTGTGACTGCATATAGCGTAAATGAAAAAGATGGTAAGTCTGAATTGGCTCTTGATTTGAAATATTTCAATGGACAGCCTGTTATTGAAAGTATTAAACGTGTAAGCCGTCCAGGTCTTCGTGTTTATAAAAACAAAGACGAATTACCAAAAGTTATCGGTGGCCTAGGAGTTGCAATTGTTTCAACTTCAAAAGGTGTTATGTCTGACCGCGCAGCAAGAAATGCTGGAGTTGGCGGTGAGATTATTTGTTACGTAGCATAAGGAGAGATTGCAATGTCAAGAATAGCTAAGTCTCCTATTGCTGTACCTGCAGGTGTAGAGATCAAAGTTAATGGTACTGAAGTTGCTGTTAAGGGATCAAAAGGTGCGTTAATCAAAGTTTTTAATGATGCTGTTGTTGTTGATGTAAACGATAGCGTTGTAAATGTTTCTCCAAAAACAGAAGCTAAAGACGGTTGGGCACAAGCTGGTACTGCAAGATCTATCATCAGTAATATGGTTGTTGGTGTAACAGAAGGTTTCGAAAAACGTCTGACCTTGGTTGGTGTTGGTTATCGTGCGCAGGCACAAGGTAAAGTATTAAACCTTACTCTTGGTTTTTCTCATCCAGTCAATCATGAATTGCCTGAAGGGATTACTGTTGAAACGCCTACTCAAACTGAGATTGTTGTTAAAGGTGCTGACAAACAAGTTGTTGGTCAGGTAGCAGCAGAAATTAGAGGGTATCGTCCACCTGAACCTTATAAAGGGAAAGGTGTTAAGTACTCTGATGAATGGATCCTTCGTAAAGAAGCTAAGAAGAAGTAAAGGTTGGGAAATTATATGGATAAGAAAACTACCCGACTACGTAGAGCGAAAAAAATTAGAGCAAGAGTTGCTGCACAAAAAGTGGCTCGTTTGTGTGTACACCGTACACCTAAGCATATTTATGCTCAAATTATTTCAGCGGATGGTTCTACTGTTATCGCTGCAAGCTCAACGGTACAAGCGGATATAAAGAAAGCAATCAGTTTTGGTGGTAACAAAGATGCTGCCAAGCTTGTTGGTAAATCTATTGCTGAAAAAGCAAAAGCGGCAGGTGTTGAATCTGTTGCATTTGATAGATCCGGTTTCAAGTACCATGGTCGTATTCAGGAACTAGCAGATTCAGCCCGTGAAAACGGTCTTCAATTTTAAGAGAAGGGATAACGATGTCTTCAAGAGAAATGCAAGAAGGTCAAGACGGTCTTATTGAAAAGTTGGTATCTGTTCGCCGTGTCGCTAAAGTGGTAAAAGGTGGACGAGTATTCGGTTTTTCTGCGCTTACTGTAGTAGGTGATGGTGAAGGTCGTGTTGGTTATGGAAGTGGTAAGGCGAACGAAGTTCCTGTTGCTATTAAAAAGGCAATGGAAAAGGCGCGTCGTAACATGAGAGATGTTCATTTGAATGGAGCAACTCTTCAGTACCCTATCAACTTTAAACAAGGCGCTGCGAACATTGTTTTATTACCAGCTTCAGACGGTACGGGAATCATCGCTGGTGGTGCAATGCGTGCGGTACTTGAAGCGGCGGGCGTAAAAGACGTATTGGCAAAATGTGTTGGAACAACACGTCCTGTTAACGTTGTTCGTTCTACGGTTAACGCGTTGACCAGTATGAGTAGTCCTGAAATGATTGCCGCTAAGCGTGGTAAAACAGTTGAAGAAATTTTAGGTGAGTAAAATGTCAGATAAGAAAACGTTGAATGTTACTTTGGTCAAAAGTACTATCGGACGTTTACCTGCTCACAGAGCTTGTGTAGCTGGTTTAGGTCTTAGAAAAATGCACCAGACGGTAACAGTTATTGATACGCCAGAAAATCGTGGCATGATCAATAAAGTTTCCTATCTGCTAAAAGTAGAGGGAGCTTAAAATGTATTTGAATACTTTAAAGCCTGCAGAAGGCGCAAAAGCAGATGCTAAGCGTAAAGGTCGTGGTCAAGGTTCTGGAAACGGAAAAATGGCTGGCCGTGGTCATAAAGGTCAAAAGTCACGTTCAGGTGGTATGCCAAAAATCGGTTTTGAAGGTGGTCAGATGCCTTTACAGCGTCGCTTACCAAAAATCGGGTTTACATCAAGAAAAGCCCGCTTTGTTGCAGAGTTACGCTTAGATGATTTGGTTAAAGTTAATGCTGAAGTAATCGATTTGGCTGCAATTAAGGCTGCTGACTTGGTTGGCGAAAATATTAAATCAGTTAAAGTTGTTAAAACTGGTGAAATCACAAAAGCTGTGAAGTTATCAGGTATTAGAACGACGGCTGGAGCAAAAGCTGCTATTGAAGCGGCTGGTGGAACAGTAGAAGCTTAATTATGAAAACGAGATCAATTGACAATTCTGGAGCCAATGAGCTTAGTCGAAAAATATTTTTCGTGTTAGGCGCGTTGATTGTTTACAGATTGGGAACACATATTCCTGTTCCATTGATTGATCCTGTTGCATTAGCTGCAATGTTCGAACAACAAAAGGGCACAATCCTTGACATGTTTAACATGTTTTCTGGTGGTGCCCTTCAGCGTTTATCAATTCTAGCTTTAGGTATCATGCCTTATATTTCTGCATCGATTATTATGCAGTTGTTAACAGTAGTGTCTCCATCTTTAGAGCAATTGAAAAAAGAAGGTGGTGAAGCAGGTCGTCGCAAAATAACGCAGTACACGCGTTATGGAACGGTTATTCTTGCAACCTTTCAGGCACTAGGTGTGGCTATCGCATTAGAATCACAGAATATCAATGGAATGGCTGTAGTCGTTGAACCAGGTGTTTGGTTTAAGGTTATT
Proteins encoded in this window:
- the rpsH gene encoding 30S ribosomal protein S8, translating into MSMSDPIADMLTRIRNGQMAGHSNVVMPSSKVKVAVAKVLADEGFVTAYSVNEKDGKSELALDLKYFNGQPVIESIKRVSRPGLRVYKNKDELPKVIGGLGVAIVSTSKGVMSDRAARNAGVGGEIICYVA
- the rplE gene encoding 50S ribosomal protein L5 gives rise to the protein MARLKNVYKDQVLPQLMEKFGYKSSMQVPKLAKITVNMGVGEAIGDKKFLDNAVADMETITGQKAIKTLARKSVASFKVRDGYPLGCKVTLRGEKMYEFLDRLINIALPRVRDFQGVNANAFDGRGNYNLGVKEQIIFPEIEFEKVDKIRGMDINFTTTASTNDEAKALLEAFNFPFKK
- the rplF gene encoding 50S ribosomal protein L6 → MSRIAKSPIAVPAGVEIKVNGTEVAVKGSKGALIKVFNDAVVVDVNDSVVNVSPKTEAKDGWAQAGTARSIISNMVVGVTEGFEKRLTLVGVGYRAQAQGKVLNLTLGFSHPVNHELPEGITVETPTQTEIVVKGADKQVVGQVAAEIRGYRPPEPYKGKGVKYSDEWILRKEAKKK
- the rplP gene encoding 50S ribosomal protein L16, encoding MLMPKRTKFRKVHKGRNRGLANVGNKVSFGQFGLKALERGRMTSRQIEAGRRVMTRKVRRGAKIWIRVFPDKPITNKPLEVRMGKGKGSVEYWVAQIQPGRVLYEMQGVDEVVAREAFELAAAKLPFKTQFVTRTVM
- the rplR gene encoding 50S ribosomal protein L18, translating into MDKKTTRLRRAKKIRARVAAQKVARLCVHRTPKHIYAQIISADGSTVIAASSTVQADIKKAISFGGNKDAAKLVGKSIAEKAKAAGVESVAFDRSGFKYHGRIQELADSARENGLQF
- the rplN gene encoding 50S ribosomal protein L14; the encoded protein is MIQMQTVLDVADNSGARRVQCIKVLGGSKRRYASVGDIIKVAVKEATPRGKVKKGDVYNAVVVRTASGVRRPDGSKIKFDGNAAVILNAKLEPIGTRIFGPVTRELRNDRFMKIVSLAPEVL
- the rplX gene encoding 50S ribosomal protein L24 translates to MNRLKKGDEIIVITGKDKGKKGSVSQVMQNGKLLVDGINLAKKHVKANPMTGDQGGIVTKEMPIDASNVALFNPETKKADRVGIRVEGDKKVRFFKSNGNAVDA
- the rpsC gene encoding 30S ribosomal protein S3 produces the protein MGQKVHPIGIRLGITKDWNARWYADSKNYSDFLISDIEIRKELSQKLKHASVSKINIERVANGIRIAIHTARPGVVIGKKGEDIEKLKTSLVAKTGMPVNISIEEIKKPELDAKLVAEGIAQQLEKRIQFRRAMKRAVGNAMRLGAEGIKVNVSGRLNGAEIARAEWYREGRVPLHTLRADIDYATFEADTTYGKIGVKVWIFKGEKLEKISMVSDEKKQTKAKKARN
- the rplO gene encoding 50S ribosomal protein L15, whose translation is MYLNTLKPAEGAKADAKRKGRGQGSGNGKMAGRGHKGQKSRSGGMPKIGFEGGQMPLQRRLPKIGFTSRKARFVAELRLDDLVKVNAEVIDLAAIKAADLVGENIKSVKVVKTGEITKAVKLSGIRTTAGAKAAIEAAGGTVEA
- the rpsE gene encoding 30S ribosomal protein S5, with translation MSSREMQEGQDGLIEKLVSVRRVAKVVKGGRVFGFSALTVVGDGEGRVGYGSGKANEVPVAIKKAMEKARRNMRDVHLNGATLQYPINFKQGAANIVLLPASDGTGIIAGGAMRAVLEAAGVKDVLAKCVGTTRPVNVVRSTVNALTSMSSPEMIAAKRGKTVEEILGE
- the rpsN gene encoding 30S ribosomal protein S14 — its product is MAKQSMIARETKRAKTVAKYAAKRAELKKISVDMNLSYEERMDAIEKLAKLPRDASPVRQQNRCRLTGRPHGVYRKFGLSRNMLRQLAMQGDVPGLRKASW
- the rpmC gene encoding 50S ribosomal protein L29, with the translated sequence MTAELKTKSVEELRDELVKLLQEQFNLRMQHATGQLKNTAQLKTVRRSVAKVKTIIREKVSK
- the rpsQ gene encoding 30S ribosomal protein S17, translating into MAGQEKKARTVQGVVVSNGMEKSIVVSVERFIKHSKYKKFVKKSTKLMAHDADNVAGVGDKVTISECKPLSKSKSWMLVNVDEKAAL
- the rpmD gene encoding 50S ribosomal protein L30, whose translation is MSDKKTLNVTLVKSTIGRLPAHRACVAGLGLRKMHQTVTVIDTPENRGMINKVSYLLKVEGA